Within Takifugu flavidus isolate HTHZ2018 chromosome 12, ASM371156v2, whole genome shotgun sequence, the genomic segment AGATGAGATCATTCGCTTCCACGCGTGTCTGGCCGTGACCGTGTTGGCGACCAACCGGGAAATCGAGAAAGAGGTAGTGAAATCAGGAACCCTTGAGCTGGTGGAGCCATTTATCGCATCGCTGGATCCGGATGACTTCCTCCGCAGTTTATTAGACAGTGCAGACTGCATGCAGGGTAAGACAGCAGCTGATCTTCAGCACTTTTTGCCATTACTGGATGGCAGGAGGGTGGAAGGCAAGTGCATTGCTGCGTTCTACCTTTGCGTTGAGGCCAGCATCAAGTCACGGCAACGCAATACCAAGGTACAAGCATTCGCCGCCATCGATTTGGCTCCAATAACAGGCAGTAAGTCCTGAGGCTTTGCTGTGacttcatcttttcctttttccaagATATTTCAAGAGATCGGAGCGGTGCAGAGCCTAAAAAGAATCGTCATGTACTCCAGCAATGGAACAGTGTCCAGCCTTGCCAAGCGAGCGCTGAGAATGATGGGGGAGGAAGTCCCAAAACGCATCCTGCCCTCTGTACCCAACTGGAAAACCTGCGAGGTGCAAACATGGCTGCAGCAAGTGGGTTTTAGTGCTTTTTGCAACCGTTTCCAGGTAGGTTCTGCGAGATTAATCGAGATTTAACTATTGCATAGAATGGCTATTatcatatgtatatattttaccACTGTTACTGCGCAGGAGCTTCAGGTGGATGGAGACCTCCTGCTGAACATCACGGACCAGGATCTGAGTGCCGATTTGGGCATGACTGCTGGTCTCACCCGGAAGAGGTCAGTGGTGAAATTTCCACAGGAGCCTTTGGCTGAGCGCCGTAACCCCTGTGGTCTCTCAACTCATCCTGCAGGTTTCTGAGGGACCTGCGCGTGCTGAAGACATATGCAAACTACTCCACGTGTGACCCACACAATATGGCCGACTGGCTATCCGAGGTGGACCCGCATTTCCGTCAGTATACCTACGGCCTGGTCCAGTCTGGAGTTAATCACAACAATGTCCAGAGCTTGACTGAACAGCAGCTTCAACATGATTGTCAAATAATAAATGGAGTCCACAGAGCAAAGATACTATCTTGCAGCCGTAAGCCCTTGAAACCGAGCCACACGGACGCCCAGCCTGCTGGGCCCGATGTGTTCGTCAGCTATCGTCGGACCACTGGCTCTCAGCTGGCTAGGTGAGAACTGGGAGACGAGTTAAGAGAAAATCATCTCCAGTTTTCTGACCTCTCGCTCCGTGTTCTCCCTCTGAAGCCTTCTGAAGGTTCATCTGCAGGTTCGAGGATACAGCGTCTTCATAGatgtggagaagctggaggctgGAAAATTTGAGGACAAACTGATTCAGAGTGTACAGAGGGCCCGAAATTTCATCCTGGTCCTGTCGTCAAGTGCACTCGATAAATGCAAGGGAGACACAGCCATGAAAGACTGGGTGCATAAGGTCAGAAGTTTTTCTTCTTGGATTCTCTAAAATACTGAACGTTATGTTCTAACACATCAGAATATGAGGGTTGTACTGTACATTTTACAGACACTGTCTAGTGGATTCTTCGCTTAACTTAAACCTTTCTATAAGTTCTATATCTTGAATATTTGCTTGGTCTATGTTACATTTTTAGTTTGACTTCACCTGAGGAAATCGTGACATTATTCTGGACAAGACATTGTGGATTCTGAAAACACATTAATCTTGCAGGAGATTGTTACGGCTTTGAACAGCAAGAAGAACATCGTCCCTGTCACGGATAATTTCATCTGGCCTGATCCATTGTCTCTGCCTGAGGACATGAGAGCAATTCTTAATTTCAACGGCGTCAAGTGAGTCATGAAATCCTCTGTACAATAAACTGAAGCTGTGCTGAATAGAATTACACTTAATgagtttaaagtaaaaatgaGTTTAAAGGAGGGTATATGACATTCAAGAAGCAGCTTTTAGTCATCTACTACATCATTAGGGTTATGTGTTACAAGTATGttttttgtttattaaaaacaactaaACTATGGATTAGAAACCCCTGGTAGACTCATAATCTAAATTATCATACACCTGTTGCTCTTTCTTGTACCAGATGGTCTCATGAGTATCAAGAAGCCACCATAGAGAAGATTCTTCGCTTCCTGAAGGGACAACATGACCAAATGGACAGCCCAGTCACTTCcaaaggacagaagaagaaagaataaGATGCCAGATGTAAATAGAATTTGACTTGAGATAAAGTATGGCGCCAGCTTCTACGTAGATCAGTTAAACAACCTAATTATATTCTCATGATTTTCCCACAAGTTAAACAATTGGCCAATTATATTGCAAACGGTAAATGGAAACTTGGCTGCAGATATTTAAAGAGCTAACAGTGATGggtttgtttaataaaatgcAGTATACGcctcaggaaaaaaataaactatgACAGGGCAGCTGACATCATCACCCGGCAAAATGGTCAATATTAATATCATAAATCATAATCTTAATGacaaaacaggcagcagctttctgccaatatttctgttttgttccCCTGGGTTTATGTGTATGgatagaaaaaaatgtttctttaacaGAAGTCTCTCCAGAACTGTGCATTTGTACTCTAATGCCTCTTTTCTTAGGCAAAGACGGTGATATTCGTAGACCATGGAAGGGGAATCAGTGTTATATTTCATATACTGAAAATTCTGGATAAATGAATCCTGTTGTTTAAAAACCAAGAGAGCAGAGATACCAGACCATTTATTGATCTCACAGAATTAAATTTTTCATTCGCTACAGTCATTAAACTGCATAATCTAGTCAGTTTGTAcgattttgcttcattttgttgttgatttagcttcaacaaagaaaaaatatcCATAGAAATAATCTTCTGAGTTATTACTCTGCTTGGAAGGTTGGTTATTGCGCATTTATAGGTCATTAATATGTTCTTTTTTCTCAACATTGTCTCCAATAATGTTACACAGTTGATTTCAGTTGTTACTACCTCTGCTGTCGCCATTCACGTCTTTGCTCTGCACTGAACAGATTTTTTGAAATGGGTTTAAAATCTTACTTTGAGCCCTGACTGGTGCTTTATGAACATTCATGAATCAATACTGTGCTGTGCACCCTCTGCCTTACATGTTTTAGGCCTTGAACATAACTCCACCTTGGCGATGTTTCTGATCAAATCCATCATTGGACTGGGCTTTTCAGTTTATGATGTGGTGGAAAATGGTTTCTAGCAAATGTATTTATCCCAGAATTGGTCAAATGAGTCAAAACCTGTTGTAAAGACTAAAATGTAGCTGAACTAAAAATGCATGGAGTGAAGGTAGCAATGACTATGTGCTTCTGTATCAGTGGATGAAACAAAACTAAGGCTGATGATGACCATCAAAGATACATGTGATGCTCAAATAAATATGCTGTTATGTGTTAACTAAAGAGAGTTTATTGAAATCTTGAATGCAACAACTATTATGTAGCATCTTTATCTGCTCTTGCCTTACTGCTGTTCTCAGAAATTAAAACTTACTGTCATTTAAtttaggtttttattttctcactGTGAAATATAATTTACTGaaactaaaatttaaaaatcactCTCGGTGAGCCAGACCCCCACtgagcaggtcatttccccacatatggTGACTTACACCCATAGTATAGTatatataggcagtagtaacATAAGGTTACATTAGTGGGTTGCTTTATGATGAAAATCACTTGGTGTCGGAAGTCCCACC encodes:
- the sarm1 gene encoding NAD(+) hydrolase SARM1 — its product is MLFSLTLFLWRLYRHFATMFSSERLTVPDYVSRLQRGRSGSGSGSGSDPRAVSPGIAADIQEVLDTSLPALRGAIRKLRTGNEHSHSEETRTAIAEIFQLVEEAWVLPTVGRQVAEEICNRIRLEGGLELLLQLQQTPDVEIIYESTKLLEQILVSENRDYLAKMGLGVILNLTRQQEDAQLARSVSGILEHMFKHTEETSIHLISNGALDALLFWCRGTDPTVLRHCAVALANCAMYGGHRCQRWMIEKQAAEWLFPLAFSKEDEIIRFHACLAVTVLATNREIEKEVVKSGTLELVEPFIASLDPDDFLRSLLDSADCMQGKTAADLQHFLPLLDGRRVEGKCIAAFYLCVEASIKSRQRNTKIFQEIGAVQSLKRIVMYSSNGTVSSLAKRALRMMGEEVPKRILPSVPNWKTCEVQTWLQQVGFSAFCNRFQELQVDGDLLLNITDQDLSADLGMTAGLTRKRFLRDLRVLKTYANYSTCDPHNMADWLSEVDPHFRQYTYGLVQSGVNHNNVQSLTEQQLQHDCQIINGVHRAKILSCSRKPLKPSHTDAQPAGPDVFVSYRRTTGSQLASLLKVHLQVRGYSVFIDVEKLEAGKFEDKLIQSVQRARNFILVLSSSALDKCKGDTAMKDWVHKEIVTALNSKKNIVPVTDNFIWPDPLSLPEDMRAILNFNGVKWSHEYQEATIEKILRFLKGQHDQMDSPVTSKGQKKKE